From the genome of Anopheles funestus chromosome 2RL, idAnoFuneDA-416_04, whole genome shotgun sequence:
GAAGATCACTCCACAGATCGGCGGTCCAATCAGCTGTAGGATACCATTTACGAACAGACTAATGCCGTACGATGAGGTAAGCCGCTCGGTACCCAACATATCCGCCATAATGACGGCCGTGATGCCGACGTACGTACCGGAAGCGAGTCCAAACAGGCCGCAAAATACGCTCACCATCGTGTAGTCGCTGACAGTTGGTAACAATGCAAGCGCTAAGCCCGATATCGACAAACCGCCCACGAAGTACCACGTCTTGGGGATGAGATTGGTATCGGACAGGGCCGAACCACCGATACGACCGACCAGATCCAGCGTCGACACGATCGATAGTAGGTACGCGGCCAAACTTTTGTCAAACCCAAGCGAAATGGCGTACGCCGGCAGAAGAATGATAAAGTTAGTGTAACCGATCGCGTTCGTTGAGTTCGAGATCAGAATCACGAGGTAGGTCGGATCGCTAAGCAACGACAGATCGAAGAACGTCTTGCCATCTTTCTTATCCGATTTGGTTCGATCGGCCTCGTCATCTGCCGGGGCAGACGCTTTGCCCCGCGATACACTACCACCGAACGAGCGCAGTGACAGATGCGAAGCGAACTCTTTCGGCTGATGTGTGGAGAGGGTGCTGCCGTGGAACGGGGTGCTCATGTACTGGAAGCTGCTGGTCGACGGTGATCGCTTCGGTGGTCGATGCGACAACTGTTGTCCACCACTTCCCTGCTGACCGATCCCACTACGTATCGAATTTAGCCGGTTCAGGCGGAAGTACGAACCCTCGTTGCCAAGGAACGAGTTCGAACTCAGCTGACTGGTGAAGGTTAGGTTTCGGTGCTCCTCCTTGATAGGGGTGCTTATTTTCCGCTGTCGTTGATTACCACCACTAACCCCCGCTCCGAGCATGTCATCGCGATCTCTGCCGTACGAAACTGGTACGGCTGCAGCCGATGCGCTGCGAGCAAAACTGTCGATCAGTCCATTCTTTGGATTGAAGCGGAATATATCCGGCGATTTGTGTTCTAGCGTGGGCGTCGAAATGGTCGGAGTGTCATCGCCGGTTATAGCGAACTTTGGTTTTACGCTCGTCGGCTTTCCTTGCGGCAGTAGTGACTGGGAAGCATTCACGTTTATTGCCATCTGTCCATTCGCCAGTTCGTCAGCCAGTGGATCGGTTTCGTTGGATTCACATTCCTCCAAGATAACGTCCCGTTGCTGAATGACTACTGCCGTCCGTTCTTCGTCATCCACCTCCGGTTGAGCCTTACGGACACGTTTCATATGCTTCTCAACCGGTTCGTAGAAAATAGCCGCCACCCATACATTCAGCGTTATACCGCCCATAATGAGGCATGCACCCCGATAGCCATAGTTTTCGAGCAGGAAACGCAGCACCGGTGGTAGGATGATCGAACCGAGTGCACTGCCTGAGATGCACAGTCCGTTCGCAAGACCGCGCAGTTTCACAAAGTACGAGGTGACGATGTAAACGGTCGGCGGGAAGGATAGACCGGCGCCGGTACCCACCAACACACCGTAACTGATGTATAGATAGTTCACCGAGGTGGCCCAGAATGTGATGATCATACCGACCGCTGCAAACGTTCCGCCAACGATCGTCACCGTACGGTAGCTGTACTTCACCGACAGGATACTCGAAAGCGGCCCCAGCGAACTGTACAGAAAGTAGCAAAGCGCCGGTATCCAGGCTGCGGACGATGGGGATGCCTGGAATGCTTCCAGAAATTCTACAAACAGCACACCAAAGCTTTTGATTGTGCCCGGGACGAGAATGTTCACCAGCATCGATCCGGCAAGTACAAGCCATCCCCAGCCACCGTCGGGCGGTACGAGCTCGTAGTCATCTTCGGTAGTACCGTCCTCGGGATCACCCTCTTCCGGTAGTCGGAATCGGTCCGGTTGTCCGACTTTAGTATTCGGTTGCATGGTGCTGTTAGAGATGCTGCGACAGATAGTGGCACTTCCATTACGTGGAAGTAAAGCTGCCCGTCCGTTCGATTCAACCTGATTCTGAGCATGATCTTGCAACTCTTCCGTACGGGAGGGTTCATTCGTGTTGTCGTTCTGTGGTACCAACAGCAGTGCCGGTGGAAGCACCTTGTTAAGCTTGGTTGATTCTACTTCTGGCTTAGGTGCGGAATCTGTAATGTAGAACAAAAGAGACCGTGAAATTGTTGTAATATATCAgcgattaaattattattttttcaaattactAAGATTTAAACCTAATAATAACAAGTTGTTTAACttatatgaaaaaataaaaatttaattccaaATTTAAACTTCCTAACCAACACAAGGGTTAATGCAGCCACATTTCGGTAGCCAGTGCACGAACCCATCACAAACTGTGATGCTACGTACGCAGCCAACTGTTCGCCGTCTCACACATTGAAACTGCTAAGAATGTCATGATGAGTGAGGAGTACGATACAAATTGTTCGCGTGATTAATGTGAGAGTTTAACCAGCTGATATGTAGTAACAAAGCAATTGtttccaaaattttgtatttgttcAGCAGTGGTATTACCTATACACAAGTAAATTActcttttgcaaaataaaacgcgTAATTTATTCTTTCTGCGACATCCAATAATGTTCTTGATTTTAAGACATTTTCTcatggaaaattttatgtttttcctcgAAACCCGCGATTACGATTGCTTCTCTCTTATCATCTGCAAGCAATCATAAACAAACTGGATGCGCATGAGCGAGCGTACCTCACCCATTCGGTCAAATAAACAgaatcaaaacatttaaaagagGACTGATTCGCATACACCCGCCTGTGCCTCTTGCACCGATTGTTGGCCGATTGTTGTTGCCGCTCGTGACACTTTCGTTCAAGTCCTTCACAATCAAGTGGAATTAGAAAGAATCGAGCTATACCAACAGAACAATTAATATTTCATGTGTCTGCTCGTTGAAAGCGTTTATTCTTGCGAACATTCCCCTCGAGTCTCATTTTATCCAAATCGTTAAATCACTTGTGAggtcaaataaaaatatctcacTCCATGCCGTCGTTGTTGGTGACCATTTCGCTGCTGGCAAGGATAAGACACTCATGAGTCGGTACTGATTCATAGACGAAATGTGTTGCTTCCAATCTGCCACACGGTGCTCTTGCTACGTTTCGATAACCTTAACCTTGCACCAGAGCGGTGTGTCATCGGCAGGCTAAATAAAtgaacattttccttcttgGCCAGCGCAAATGGAAATGGACACCCGCATCAAGGTAGTGCACACATCGTTTTGTGACGTGATGCTCAAAATAGATACCCTGATTCCATCTATAGAAGTGTCCGAAACATCCAAACTTACTGCACACCACTATGAGCAAAGGGAAATTAGTTTCTATCATCCAATTTAACTTGAACCGAAATGAAACCTTAAAATGGTGGATACTGGTTGATAAAAGATGATgctaataatattattttttctaacTGGCAATGGAAATTTAACACGTAAACGAATCAACAATTGTTAACATAACGCCGCAACGTGGTTTTATTTACCGGAACGGATAGAAAACTAATGCACGTGGCTCACAGTTTGAGGTCTACATAAGAACCATCCACACACGGCCACACATTAAGATTCCGATATCGCATATTAGTTTCCCTCTTCTCTCACCGGCACGAACTTATACGTGGATTAGCAAATGATTACTCAATAATGATGTCGCCAACGTATCATACCACTTCTTgtaggaaaataatatttttatgatttgacTCTTTTGTAAGCGTCGGATGTTGACACAATAATAAAAGTACAAGATTACAGCCATGTGTTCACCATTACGGTCACTAGCGCTACTCTGGACCATATTCTAAAGTTCTAACATGTGCCCCCCCTTTTTCTTGACCACGGATAAGGCACTATCATTACTCGCTACGTTTAAAACAAGCTTAAATTGAAACTGTTCATTTTTGTAACAGTTCAGTCCATAACGATTGATAAAACAACAGGAGCGTGCCTGGGTTCAAATCTTGAAACGATCTCGTTCTGTGTCTATTTAAAAGACTGAATACGGGTAATTTAAATCACTGTTAGTGCTCAAAACTGTTCATCAAATATcaatgaaaaagaattaattttattgtacGATTATGAAATTGAGATCTTACGTATAGTTATTTGCATATTCTTTGATAAAATATGCGCATAACATTGAAATACAACGGCGAGTATTaaaaaactgaacaaaaaaTTCCGAGTTAGTTTACAAGATAACGAGAGGAATCAAACAGGTATGGCTTTCCACGATTTCCTTATAATCAACCATAACTCATCAACATGTGGGGGTCGGTGGTAAATGTGATAAAcagcgccagtccacacggcaggaccgagtATCAAACCTCATCCGGACtgtccctccgtagcaaggactgactatccggctatgtggtaaaaataattttagtaagccagaaataacCGCcagccggcgtgacctgtaaagtcgttaaagccaagaagagagagaactCATCAACATTTCTTGGTTTTGGGCTCAGAAAATACATATTTAATGTCTCTCTACAAGTTTTGAATTCGATTTATATAGATCCTGCGACAGcattgacagttgaaaaaacggatttcttttgtttcaagcCAGTTTCAGCCATCTTTGCTTGTGTATTTAAGCTCGTTGTCCTGTTTAAATAACCATTTGAGCGACATATATCTTTCGGAATGGGATAATCATCGAACATTTTATGTACTCATGCCGTTCCATGTTGTTATCAAGTAAGGTAAGGTAAGTAAGGAAATAATACGTTTTCGATTGCTATTTTCtggttaaagttttatttgaaaagcatttttgttcatttttttcagaCTATCCCACCCATTCTTGAACTTCTGTGGAAATTGTATCATCTTTTATCAAAGATTTGATCAGATTTCGCATTTCTGAAGAGGAATGATCACCTGATTAAAGATAATGATTTTCACAAATTAATATTATGAAAGtcacataaaacaatattcgaacgaacgaaagatATTCAAACGAGTCTCTGGAAAAAGCCGatcaaaaatgttgttttaacgATAACTGTAGAACACTGTACATTTGTATGGACAGAGCCAAAGTGACCTTATACACTGTtgtaaaacccttttttttgagaaacagCGTAACACTACTTTTAATTTGCACACAACTGTATGTTAAGCCACAGAGACTTATCAAACAATCGACTATTTGTGCCAAATTATGAGAAGCATGCTAATACATATCTtatcaacaaataaaacacataagcGGTCGTATAATTTGTATCTGaaaaacaacatgaaaaacattttcattccattccaaTCGCATTTCCATGCTAAACATATTTCCGCTTTATCTGTTGCACAAATTAGCACAAAAAGATGATTTCTATTCAGACACAAGATGAATGGCAAACAGAAGCTTCCAAATGTGACTATCTTCAAATTGATATGTCACAAAaggatcgatcgatcggttaATTACGCGTTGTCTTTTGCTCTTCTAAACAGAAGCATTACAATGTTGTCCTCAGCCGGGTAACACACTTCCACGGCTGCCATTTTTACTCCCAAGGCCAACATCCATCACGATCATGCTACCCCATTGAATCAACGATAACTGATAACAATTACTACCAATTGTGTGACAAGCGTGTCCGCAAAGTGAAGCCTTTATCTGTCTATCATGGGTTGACAATTAAATGGCAGAACACACACGCGTGTACACCATAGGGAACCAACATTGGCCTCAATGGGATAGGGAGAATTTGCACGATCTTTTACGCCTTCAAAAAAGACCTGAACGggcgttcttttttctttttatcggTATCTCATACCGTATCTCACACTCAAATGAATGGAGGCCTGTTCAATTCAAGGTCACTTCTCACGGATCATATGGAATACGATAAAGAAACGCGTTCTCCCACAGGATGGATGTTGTTTAACGGCTTTAAACGATCAATTGAAGTAAGACCACCTTcaacgacgaaaaaaaagccaacaacCCAAGTTGCCATTATTCGATCGATCTCTTTGTCGCAAAAACTCGctaaaaaaccgaaacacacCGTATGGGGtggtttctttctttggtATCGTTTTGTTGCTCCTAAAATGTGGGTTACGGCCTATAAATAGGGGGCGACAACGAATGATCGTGATgatgctggtgatgatgatgatgatgatggtgttacTTGTTACAAACCCTACACCATTCACCCAAGCTTTAGCGGCACAAAATGTTGTCCAACATTAAGTATCATTTCAAAACCGAGACCTATCAAAACCAGTGCATGGCGTTCAGTTACACTTACTTCATGTTACGTTTGTCCTGGTGGCCTCGAAACACCGAAAACCAATCGCGCTACAATTACCCTTTGGCCTACAATCCGATCGGTAAAAGGACCGTTCATATCTAGCGAGTGACGGAGCATAATGACGCATTTTGTTGTTAAGTACAAATTAATTGATAGCTTCTGTAGCTCACTTTGCATGCAGACAGATGATGTAAAAAGGGGTACTTCAATCTGACTTCCACCGCAGTGACGATTGCTGATAGCAAAAGACTTTCCGCATAAATACGCATGATGTAATAACGGTTCAACATGCGTATGAAGTAGAAATACgcacactgagtaagagtgagtgaatTTATTTAATCCTGTATGTGAGTTTCTGGTTTCAACTCAACGTGAAGAGTTTACATGAATCTTTTACTCAATCTTTTGCGTTGCTTTACCACTCACtttaactcactcactctctttcGCTCACTAGAAAAAAGGTGCAATAAAGTGATTAAATccaaaaagaataacaaaacacatttattcaCTGTTAATGAGTGGTTTTAATCCAAAATATTcacttaaatttaaaatgtcaaaTCCTGATAACCTAATTTTCGCTCTGTTTTAGGACTCTGAAAAGAGTGATTATTCTCAACTCGAGTATGAATCTTACAGCCCTTTGCAGAGTGATTACTTTTAAGTACATATTATTGCAATATTACAAACGATATCGAACATGCAATGTGCATCATCggatgatataaaaaaacatccttttataaaaaattctgttttgttttaacatGAAACGCTCATCAATGAACGGACATTAACTATATGGCATGgttgtttaatatttgtgTTCATAACATTCATTTGCGCCTTCAAACTTAAACCTGAGTTCGTAATTAAAATTAGCTTCTTAGCTAGGTACGTAATGAAATGATGCATCAGCCTGTATTATGCTAAACAATGAAAAGgattatataaataaacaaaaatctaccATGTACCTAAATAACTAGGAAATAACTACATGGTttgcaacaaaacagaaacaaaagacGTCATTCTTTGACAACAACACATCAATGTCATCGAATAGCGTTTGAATACTTTgtacaaaaatattgttttgcttcatttcaaACTCTCCTGGTGACGCACAATATTTCGATTTGGAGTTTCAAAAAGCATAAACATATTCATCGCCCCGCCAACCGTGTTGGTCTGCAATGCAATGCGTCCATTAATAGGACGTGCCCGTGGTCAGTTTCCTGGAATAAACGTGGAAACGAATCAACAAGTCGAAACCCGCGTCGTATGCCCATTTTAGAAGTCATACGGTGCGTTATTTTTGCTTATCAACTCAGCATCAATTCTACCACAATTCAATTGACCTTAATCAGTTTGTTGGGGTCTGGCCTGTCAGCGAAGACGCTACACGATCATCTTGCTTTCCATCTCACAACACCAATGCGTCGTCTTCATCGTACGTATCACAAATGCGCAAAATGACTAATGGGATAGTTATCATCTGGATGTTGCCGTTCCGACACGCGGAAGACTCCCACCGTTAACGCAATTCGAGTGATGCAATGATCACGTGATTTGGGCACAGTTTTTCATGCTCCGTACAAGGTAAAATGCGTAAAAGAGTCTTACCGGTCGGTTTGGAGTTTGTCAGCTCACATGCAGTGCTTCGTCGGGCGTTATCCGCATCACGGGTGCTCTGTTCGTCCGGTGACGCTTCGTCCTGTGAAGGCACCTGGGAAggatgctgttgatgatggtcCTGCCGGACCGGGCTGTAATCGGCCACGTGCGGCTGCAGCAGCTTAC
Proteins encoded in this window:
- the LOC125760782 gene encoding uncharacterized protein LOC125760782, whose translation is MGEESLERSEGKLLQPHVADYSPVRQDHHQQHPSQVPSQDEASPDEQSTRDADNARRSTACELTNSKPTDSAPKPEVESTKLNKVLPPALLLVPQNDNTNEPSRTEELQDHAQNQVESNGRAALLPRNGSATICRSISNSTMQPNTKVGQPDRFRLPEEGDPEDGTTEDDYELVPPDGGWGWLVLAGSMLVNILVPGTIKSFGVLFVEFLEAFQASPSSAAWIPALCYFLYSSLGPLSSILSVKYSYRTVTIVGGTFAAVGMIITFWATSVNYLYISYGVLVGTGAGLSFPPTVYIVTSYFVKLRGLANGLCISGSALGSIILPPVLRFLLENYGYRGACLIMGGITLNVWVAAIFYEPVEKHMKRVRKAQPEVDDEERTAVVIQQRDVILEECESNETDPLADELANGQMAINVNASQSLLPQGKPTSVKPKFAITGDDTPTISTPTLEHKSPDIFRFNPKNGLIDSFARSASAAAVPVSYGRDRDDMLGAGVSGGNQRQRKISTPIKEEHRNLTFTSQLSSNSFLGNEGSYFRLNRLNSIRSGIGQQGSGGQQLSHRPPKRSPSTSSFQYMSTPFHGSTLSTHQPKEFASHLSLRSFGGSVSRGKASAPADDEADRTKSDKKDGKTFFDLSLLSDPTYLVILISNSTNAIGYTNFIILLPAYAISLGFDKSLAAYLLSIVSTLDLVGRIGGSALSDTNLIPKTWYFVGGLSISGLALALLPTVSDYTMVSVFCGLFGLASGTYVGITAVIMADMLGTERLTSSYGISLFVNGILQLIGPPICGVIFERMGRYQPLFTALGFVLLGGSALWGFMPLINRQKRRKAQAEAKATAEASKVLANHATQPFEGDDDDVPLQLKRDGVDKSPVV